A window of the Hordeum vulgare subsp. vulgare chromosome 5H, MorexV3_pseudomolecules_assembly, whole genome shotgun sequence genome harbors these coding sequences:
- the LOC123399918 gene encoding RNA polymerase II transcriptional coactivator KELP-like isoform X1, giving the protein MGLKGNKRFGGGGGGGQPPAKRQAAGKDGPSEETDDGIVVAQISKNKRVAVRSWNGKVMVDMREFYVKDGKSLPTRKVGDTEGQHQSHRRGRQGEHLMEKAVKEILLGKVLLIRCLSML; this is encoded by the exons ATGGGGCTCAAGGGGAACAAGcgcttcggcggcggcggcggtggcggccagCCGCCGGCCAAGCGCCAGGCGGCCGGGAAGGACGGCCCCTCCGAGGAAACCGACGACGGCATCGTCGTCGCGCAG atatcgaagaacaagaGGGTGGCTGTGCGGAGCTGGAATGGCAAGGTCATGGTCGACATGCGCGAGTTCTACGTCAAGGACGGCAAGAGCCTCCCGACCCGCAAAG TGGGAGATACTGAGGGACAACATCAAAGCCATAGACGAGGCCGTCAAGGAGAACACCTAATGGAAAAAGCGGTTAAGGAGATATTGCTGGGCAAAGTTTTGCTCATTCGCTGCTTAAGTATGCTATAG
- the LOC123451871 gene encoding PAMP-induced secreted peptide 1-like, with amino-acid sequence MASSSGRRAVALAALVVVLLVTGAGLVGAARPAPADRSGDGAMYPAAVVVADRARETVEMLMARLPAGPSPKGPGH; translated from the coding sequence ATGGCATCGTCGTCGGGGCGGCGCGCGGTGGCTCTGGCGGCGCTCGTGGTCGTCCTTCTGGTCACCGGAGCGGGCCTTGTCGGCGCGGCGCGGCCGGCGCCGGCGGACAGGAGCGGGGACGGCGCGATGTACCCCGccgcggtggtggtggcggacaGGGCGAGGGAGACGGTGGAGATGCTCATGGCGAGGCTGCCGGCCGGGCCCAGCCCCAAGGGTCCCGGCCACTAG
- the LOC123399918 gene encoding RNA polymerase II transcriptional coactivator KIWI-like isoform X2 encodes MGLKGNKRFGGGGGGGQPPAKRQAAGKDGPSEETDDGIVVAQISKNKRVAVRSWNGKVMVDMREFYVKDGKSLPTRKGISLSMDQWEILRDNIKAIDEAVKENT; translated from the exons ATGGGGCTCAAGGGGAACAAGcgcttcggcggcggcggcggtggcggccagCCGCCGGCCAAGCGCCAGGCGGCCGGGAAGGACGGCCCCTCCGAGGAAACCGACGACGGCATCGTCGTCGCGCAG atatcgaagaacaagaGGGTGGCTGTGCGGAGCTGGAATGGCAAGGTCATGGTCGACATGCGCGAGTTCTACGTCAAGGACGGCAAGAGCCTCCCGACCCGCAAAG GTATATCGCTCTCAATGGATCAG TGGGAGATACTGAGGGACAACATCAAAGCCATAGACGAGGCCGTCAAGGAGAACACCTAA
- the LOC123396401 gene encoding pentatricopeptide repeat-containing protein At1g71060, mitochondrial-like, translating to MRCLRPAGAAAHLLRSARSCPEKHARMALEQMTPPPAAFPCRARAHHLLGGMRGQWLCTAAGPTGAHNLSVDQHFTVVPGPGPDVSKAAGLTGAHDLAVDQDFTVVPGPGLDVSEEAERVCRVLSTLPEPRVPAALDALGASVSPQLVAEVLKNLSNAGILALAFFRWAERQQGFVYTADSFHNLIEALGKIRQFRLVWSLVEAMRCRGLLSKDTFRLIVRRYARARKVKEAVETFEKMAGFGLKADLSDYNWLIDVLSKSKQVKKAHAIFKEMKRNGRFVPDLKTYTVLMEGWGHEKDLLMLKSVYQEMLDAGLQPDVVAYGMLISSFCKSGKCDEAIKVFREMETNGCMPSPHVYCMLINGLGSEERLDEALKYFELSKASGFPMEVPTCNAVVGAYCRSSKFQHAFKMVDEMRKSGIGPNSRTYDIILHHLIKSQKIEEAYNVFQGMSKDGCEPQLNTYTMMVGMFCSNERVDVALKVWNQMKEKGVLPCMHMFSALINGLCFENRLEEACAYFQEMLDRGIRPPGQLFSNLKEALIEGGRISLAQEMALKLDELRKTPMRR from the coding sequence ATGCGCTGCCTCCGCCCCGCGGGCGCGGCCGCCCACCTGCTCCGCTCCGCGAGGAGCTGCCCCGAAAAGCACGCTCGCATGGCCCTCGAACAGATGACTCCGCCGCCTGCTGCCTTCCCGTGTCGCGCGCGCGCCCACCACCTGCTCGGAGGAATGCGCGGCCAGTGGCTCTGCACGGCGGCGGGCCCCACCGGCGCGCACAACCTCTCCGTGGACCAGCACTTCACCGTGGTCCCCGGACCGGGCCCCGATGTCTCCAAGGCGGCGGGGCTCACCGGCGCCCACGATCTCGCCGTGGACCAGGACTTCACTGTGGTGCCCGGCCCGGGCCTCGACGTCTCCGAGGAGGCGGAGAGGGTCTGCCGCGTGCTGTCCACCCTGCCGGAGCCGAGGGTGCCGGCGGCCCTCGACGCGCTCGGAGCCTCCGTGTCGCCCCAGCTGGTGGCGGAGGTGCTCAAGAACCTGAGCAACGCCGGCATCCTCGCCCTCGCCTTCTTCCGGTGGGCGGAGAGGCAGCAGGGCTTCGTGTACACGGCCGACAGCTTCCACAACCTGATCGAAGCGCTCGGTAAGATTAGGCAGTTCAGGCTGGTTTGGAGCCTGGTGGAGGCCATGCGGTGCCGCGGCTTGCTTTCCAAGGACACGTTCAGGCTCATCGTCAGGAGGTACGCCCGGGCAAGAAAGGTCAAGGAAGCCGTCGAGACGTTTGAGAAGATGGCCGGTTTTGGGCTCAAAGCAGACTTGTCAGATTACAACTGGTTGATCGACGTCCTGAGCAAATCCAAGCAAGTCAAGAAGGCGCATGCCATCTTCAAGGAGATGAAGAGGAATGGAAGGTTTGTTCCTGATTTGAAGACCTACACCGTCCTCATGGAAGGCTGGGGCCATGAGAAGGACTTGCTGATGCTCAAGTCGGTGTACCAAGAAATGCTAGATGCAGGCCTGCAGCCTGATGTCGTGGCATACGGGATGCTCATTAGTTCCTTTTGCAAGTCTGGCAAATGTGACGAGGCCATCAAGGTGTTCCGTGAGATGGAAACCAATGGTTGCATGCCAAGCCCTCATGTGTATTGTATGCTTATCAATGGGCTTGGTTCAGAGGAGAGGCTTGATGAGGCTTTGAAGTATTTCGAGCTTTCTAAGGCCAGTGGGTTTCCCATGGAGGTACCTACATGCAATGCAGTTGTTGGGGCTTACTGCAGATCCTCAAAATTCCAGCATGCCTTCAAGATGGTTGATGAGATGAGAAAGAGTGGAATTGGTCCGAATTCCCGGACTTATGATATTATTCTTCACCATCTTATAAAGTCTCAGAAGATAGAAGAGGCTTATAATGTTTTCCAGGGAATGAGCAAGGATGGCTGTGAACCTCAGCTCAATACATATACAATGATGGTTGGTATGTTCTGCAGTAATGAAAGGGTTGATGTGGCCTTGAAGGTGTGGAACCAAATGAAGGAGAAGGGTGTTCTACCATGCATGCACATGTTTTCCGCATTGATCAACGGGTTATGCTTTGAGAACAGGTTGGAAGAAGCTTGTGCATATTTCCAGGAGATGTTGGACAGAGGGATTAGGCCACCTGGTCAGCTTTTCAGTAATTTGAAGGAAGCTCTTATTGAGGGAGGAAGAATTAGTCTGGCACAGGAGATGGCTTTGAAGTTGGATGAATTACGGAAAACACCTATGCGTCGTTGA